One genomic window of Clostridioides sp. ES-S-0054-01 includes the following:
- a CDS encoding helix-turn-helix transcriptional regulator, with protein sequence MAIYLEMPKLIHEFPFRSLSNEGEVLTTPHWHKEIEILLITEGVVNLFINDKPMQLKKGEIVIINGGDIHYILPSPVSERLVFQFDISFFNDLILLNEEKESLINLFSSIKKCSRDWTSKIRKSVFDILIDIYNEDMYKIEGYSYAIKGKMYNLISILYREIPREIEENTAEYEVNSKEILERLSDIFKYVEKNYKQPIKLEDVSYEAGFSVYYFTKFFKKNTGKTFITFLNEYRLEKAKWILLNNNISIIDLVEEVGFGSTKTFYRIFKEKIGVSPLEFKKRYNSLKKK encoded by the coding sequence ATGGCAATATATTTAGAAATGCCTAAATTAATACACGAGTTTCCTTTTCGTAGTCTATCAAATGAAGGAGAAGTATTAACAACACCACACTGGCATAAGGAAATAGAGATATTACTTATAACAGAAGGCGTAGTAAATTTATTTATAAATGATAAGCCTATGCAACTAAAAAAAGGCGAGATAGTGATAATAAACGGAGGTGATATTCATTATATATTACCATCACCAGTAAGTGAAAGATTAGTATTTCAATTTGACATATCTTTTTTTAATGATTTAATTTTATTAAATGAGGAAAAAGAAAGCTTAATTAATTTATTCAGTAGTATAAAAAAATGTAGTAGAGATTGGACATCAAAAATAAGAAAGTCAGTTTTCGATATATTGATAGACATCTATAATGAAGACATGTATAAAATAGAAGGATATAGCTATGCAATAAAAGGTAAAATGTATAACTTAATTTCTATATTATACAGAGAGATTCCTAGAGAAATTGAAGAAAATACAGCAGAATATGAAGTGAACTCTAAAGAGATACTAGAGCGATTAAGCGATATATTCAAGTATGTAGAAAAAAATTATAAACAACCTATAAAATTAGAGGATGTATCTTATGAAGCAGGGTTTAGTGTATATTATTTTACTAAATTTTTCAAGAAAAACACAGGAAAAACATTTATAACCTTTTTAAATGAATATAGATTAGAAAAGGCAAAGTGGATATTGCTTAATAATAATATATCTATTATAGATTTAGTTGAAGAAGTTGGTTTTGGAAGTACAAAAACTTTTTATAGAATATTTAAAGAAAAAATCGGAGTCTCTCCATTGGAATTTAAAAAAAGATATAATAGCTTGAAGAAAAAATAA
- a CDS encoding EFR1 family ferrodoxin (N-terminal region resembles flavodoxins. C-terminal ferrodoxin region binds two 4Fe-4S clusters.) has product MILYFSGTGNSRYVARKIAQELNDELISLNQLIKEEKTDDLISTDKPFIFVCPTYAWRLPIVVTDFIKKIKFLGNNKVYFIMTCGGDTAKAINYIQKLCKYKEWQLKGMAEIKMPENYIALFSTTDKETSKQMIKEADKQISKIISDIRNENEFETITPSGLGGKIKSGITNVAFYKIFVHAKGFHYTDKCISCGKCVSLCPLNNINLKNQKPVWGNNCTHCMACICGCPAEAIEYKNNTQNKERYYLK; this is encoded by the coding sequence ATGATTTTATATTTTAGCGGTACTGGTAATAGCCGATATGTAGCTCGCAAAATTGCACAAGAATTAAATGATGAACTAATATCATTAAATCAACTTATAAAAGAAGAAAAAACAGATGACTTAATATCAACAGATAAGCCATTCATATTTGTATGCCCTACTTATGCATGGAGATTGCCTATCGTAGTTACAGATTTTATAAAAAAAATAAAATTTTTAGGAAACAACAAAGTTTACTTCATAATGACTTGTGGAGGTGATACAGCAAAAGCCATAAACTATATCCAAAAGCTATGTAAATATAAAGAGTGGCAATTAAAAGGTATGGCAGAAATTAAAATGCCAGAAAATTATATAGCTTTATTTTCCACAACAGATAAAGAAACATCAAAGCAAATGATTAAAGAAGCAGATAAACAAATATCTAAAATTATTTCTGATATACGTAATGAGAATGAGTTTGAAACTATTACCCCTAGTGGCTTAGGAGGTAAAATTAAAAGTGGTATAACAAACGTAGCTTTTTATAAAATATTTGTCCATGCCAAAGGATTTCACTATACTGATAAATGCATTAGCTGTGGAAAATGTGTATCCTTATGTCCTTTAAATAATATTAATTTAAAAAATCAAAAACCAGTTTGGGGAAATAACTGTACTCATTGTATGGCATGTATTTGTGGTTGCCCTGCTGAAGCTATTGAGTATAAAAATAATACCCAAAATAAAGAAAGGTACTATTTAAAATAA